A window of Nocardiopsis sp. Huas11 genomic DNA:
TTCTACACCGACCCGGGTATCAACATCGTGGGTACGCTGCGCGGCGTCGTCTTCGGCGGTACCCGCGGCGGTGGTTCGACCATCACCCAGCAGATGGCGCGCAACTACTACAGCGACCTCAGCTCCGAACAGACGATCACCCGGAAGATCCGGGAGATCTTCATCGCGATCAAGCTGGACCAGCAGCTCACCTCCGAAGAGATCCTCGAGACCTACCTCAACACGATCTACTTCGGCCGTGGCGCGTCGGGCATCGAGATGGCCGCCCAGGCCTACTTCGGCAAGAGCGTCGACGAGCTGGACGCGGCCGAGGGCGCCTTCCTCGGCGTCATCATCCAGCAGCCCAGCAACTTCGAGACGGTCCAGGAGGGCGACGGTTCCTATGCCTCCACGTACCTGTACGGAGAGCGCTGGGAGTATGTCCAGAACCACCTGGTCGAGATGCACGAGGCGGACCCGGACCACGGGCTCCCCCCTGAGCGGGCCAATGCCCTGGAGGTCCCCGAGCGGATCCCCTATGCGCCCGAGGGCGCCGAGGAGGAAGCGGTCGAGGGCGACGAGGAGACCGACACCACCAAGCTCGGCTACGTCCGCCAGGCGGTGATGAACGAGATATCGCAGCGCTACACCCAGGCGGAGATCAGCGACCAGGACATCGCCACCCAGGGCTACCAGGTGCAGACCTCGCTGGACCCCGCCCTGATGGACGCGGCGGAGGACGCCTTCGACGTGCTCCCGGCCGCCAACGGCGACGACCTGATGGAGGGCCTGACCGCGATCAGGCCGGACACCGGGGAGATCGTCGCCTTCCACGGCGGCGACGACGTGGTGACGGACCTGGACAACTCACTGCTCCACCGGACCCAGGCGGGGTCGTCCTACAAGCCCTACGTGCTGGCGACCGCGCTGGAGCAGGGCATCGGCCTGCGCACCCAGCTCGACGGCAGCTCGCCGCAGGAGTTCCCCGGACTGGCCAGCCCCGTGAACAACTCGGACATGGCCGACCACACCCCCGTCGACCTCATCGAGTCCACGGCGGACTCCGTCAACACGAGCTACGTGGACCTGGCCACACGGGTGGCGAACCTGCAGGACATCGACGACACGGCGGTCGCCATGGGCGTGGATCCGGAGCAGGTCACCACCTCGGAGCGGGGCCCGCTGATCGCGCTGGGCACCCACTCGGTGAGCACGCTGGACCAGGCGAGCGGGTACGCGACCTTCGCCAACGAGGGTCGGCACATCCCGTCGCACATGATCATCGAGCTGCGCACCGCCGACGGCAGGGTGGTGCCGCCGGACGATAAGACGCTGATCGAGTCGGGCGGCGAGCAGGCCATTCCCGCGGACGTCGCGGCCGACGCGACCTTCGCCATGCGCGCGGTGGTCGAGGGCGGCGGTGGCAGGGACGCGGCCCTCGACGACGGCCGCCCGGTCGCGGGCAAGACGGGTACCTCCAGCGGCGCGGTCTCCGCGTGGTTCGTGGGGTACACGCCACAGCTGTCCACCGCGGTGGGGTTGAGCCGCTTCTCCAACGAGGGTCTGGAGTTCGAGGGCCGGCAGAACAACGCGGTCTACGGTGGCACGACCTCGGCTCTGGTGTGGAAGGAGTTCATGGAGACCGCCACGGAGGGCATGGAGGTGCAGGACTTCCCGCCACCGGCCTACGTCGGCGAGGACAAGAACTTCGCTCCCTCGCCGAGTCCGAGCCCGACGCCTTCGGACACGCCCGAGCCGACGCCTACGGAGAGTCCCACCGACGAGCCGACGGGCGAGTGCCCGCCGGGGAACGGCAACGGGAACGACAACGGGCAGGGCAACGCCGACTGCCCCGAGACGCCCGAGGAGACGGTGGATCCGTGCGATCCGTGGACCCTCGGTTGCGAGGACGAGCCCCCCGGCCCTGGTGAAGGCGATCCCGGTGATGGTGAGACCTGTGAACCGACCCTTTGGGACGAGTGTGACGAGGAGGAGACCCCTCCAGTGGAGAACCAAGGCTCCCAGAACAGCCAGCGGACAACGCTCGGCCGTAACGAGGACTGACCCGCTCCGCTGAACCACGGGGGCCGGTGCGCGACCACGCGCGCCGGCCCCCGCGGCGTGTGCGGGGTGGGACGGGGAGGCGGGACCGTCCACAGGCAGCCGCGGTGGTCCCCGCCCGCTGGTATTCTTGGCGTTTGTATGGCTCAGAGCCCGTGCGGCGTCCCACCACCAAGGGTGGCGACAGACCGCGGGCTCCTGCCCTCCTGCCATGGAGATTCCATGGCCGCGACAGTCCAGAGGAGGAACGTACGCCTATGCGTCGTTACGAAATCATGGTCATCCTCGACCCCAACCTCGACGAGCGCACCGTCGCCCCGTCGCTGGAGAACTTCCTGGGTGTCGTCCGCAACGACGGCGGCTCGGTGGAGAAGGTCGACATCTGGGGCAAGCGTCGGCTCGCCTACGACATCGACAAGAACTCCGAGGGCATCTACGCGGTCATCGACCTGTCGGCCGAGCCGGCCACGGTCAAGGAGCTGGACCGCCAGCTCGGGATCGCCGAGGCCGTGCTCCGGACCAAGGTGCTCCGCCCCGAGGTCCACTAGAGCTCGTCTCATTCGGCGTCGCCCGCGCCGAACCCCCTGCCCCGGAGCATCCCGACCCCTGACGAACTGTCGTCACCGGAGCGGATGATCAGGGGAGCAGGCGAAACCGCCTGAACCGACTATCTCGAACCGGAGCCGATCCATGGCAGGCGAAACCCAGATCACGCTCGTCGGCAACCTCGTCGACGACCCTGAACTGCGCTTCACGCCCAGTGGAGCCGCGGTCGCCAACTTCCGTGTGGCCTCGACGCCTCGCAACTTCGACAAGGCGTCGGGGGAGTGGAAGGACGGCGAGTCCATGTTCCTCACCTGCACCGTCTGGCGGCAGTACGCGGAGAACGTGGCCGAGAGCCTGCAGCGCGGCATGCGCGTCATCGTGCAGGGCCGTCTCAAGCAGCGCTCGTACGAGACGCGTGAGGGCGAGAAGCGGACCGTCTACGAGATCGACGTCGACGAGGTCGGCCCGGCTCTGCGCAGCGCCACCGCCAAGGTGGCCAAGACGCAGCGTCCGGGCGGCGGAGGCGGTTTCGGTGGCGGCCAGCCCCAGGGCGGCGGCTACGGGAACCAGGGCGGCGGATTCGGCGGCCAGCAGGGTGGTCAGGGCGGCAGCCGCGGTGGCGCGCCGGCCGACGACCCCTGGGCGACCAACGGCGGCGGTGGCGGCGGCGGTTTCGGTGGCGGCGGCGGAGGATTCTCCGACGAGCCCCCGTTCTAGGGCATATTCCGCGGATACTCGACCTGCTGCACGGCGTCCCAGTGGCACTCTCGCTGCGTTCTCATCAGTCAACAGCCGAACCAGGATGCTTCCTTCTTCGGCCTTGCGAGAGCACCACTGGATACGCCGCTCGCGACGGTCGGCACCCACGGAACACGCCCTAGCGGTCCCACCCCGCGTTTGACCCGACTCGGCGCTCGACGGGCGCTGAGTCACTGTCCACATGTCACCGACCATCCCCGGGAGAACCCCGGGGCTCTTGCGAAGGAGCACCACGATGGCGAAGCCGGCAGCGCGCAAGCCCAAGAAGAAGGTTTGCCTCTTCTGCCAGGAGAAGCAGTCCTACATCGACTACAAGGACACCACGCTTCTCCGCAAGTTCATCTCCGAGCGCGGCAAGATCCGCGCCCGCCGCGTGACGGGAAACTGCACGCAGCACCAGCGCGACGTCGCCACGGCGATCAAGAACGCGCGTGAGGTGGCCCTGCTGCCCTACACCAGCACCACTCGATAACGGCGATATCCGAGGGAGGTTTTTGTCGTGAAGCTGATTTTGACCCACGAGGTCAACGGTCTCGGAGCCCCCGGCGATGTCGTCGAGGTGAAGAACGGTTACGGTCGCAACTACCTGCTGCCCCGCGGGTTCGCCATTCGGTGGACGCGCGGCGGACAGAAGCAGATCGACCTGATCCAGCGCGCGCGTTCGGCGCGTGACATCCGCAGCCTGGACGAGGCCAAGCAGGTCGCCGGCCAGGTCGGAGCGCTCAACGTGCGCCTCAAGCAGCGCGCGGGTGAGGGCGGTCGTCTGTTCGGTTCGGTCACGCCCGCGGACATCGCCGAGGCCGTCAAGGCCGTCGGCGGTCCCGAGTTGGACAAGCGCCGGATCGAGATCAAGAACCCGATCAAGTCCGTCGGTGACTACAAGGTCCAGGTCCGCCTGCACCCCGAGGTCTCCGCGACGATCAAGCTGGACGTCGTCGGTTCCTGACCAGGATCCGACTCGTCGGGAGCCCCGTCTCTGTACAGAGGCGGGGCTCCTCGCTTTGCCGCCGGTGCCCCGTGGGCCACCACGCGAGGGGTGAGGGCTTCCCCTTCGACGGAGAGCCTCCGGCTCCGGCCCACCACAGATTCCGGAATTCTGACACGCCAGAGGGACGAAAGCGGTCCTTTGGTTACTCTTTGTAACCTATTGTTTTCTCTGAGTAGCATCCTTGTCGTGGTGCCCAGACTCGGGAGGAAGACACCGCCATGGCCGCAGAGAATCATTCGCAACCGGCTCGTCCCCTGGACCGCAGGACCATGCTGCGCGCATCCGCGCTCGTCTCCGGGGGCGTGATCCTCGGAGGACTGGCAGGGCTGAGCGCCGCCGGGCCCGTGGCCGCCGCGGGGATACCGAAGGTCTACACACGGTCGGACTGGAAGGCCAGATCACCCAGGCAACGCGTGGAGGTCCTGAGCCAGGGCCCGACGCACATCGTCGTCCACCACACCGCGACGGGGAACGTGTCCGACACGTCCAAGTCGCACGCCGCCGCGCTGTCCAGGGCCATCCAACGGCACCACATGGACAACAACGGCTGGAACGACACCGGGCAGCAGCTCACCATCAGCCGCGGCGGATACATCATGGAGGGTCGCGACCAGACCCTCCGTGCCATCGGGGACGGCGGCCACGTGATCGGCGCGCACGTGGCCAACCACAACTCGCACACCATCGGGATCGAGAACGAGGGCACGTACACCTCCGTGACCCCGCCGCAGGCGCTGATGTCCTCCCTCGTGGAGACCTGCGCCTGGCTGTGCCTGGTCTACCGGCTGGACCCCGAGGACGCGATCGTCGGGCACCGGGACTACAACTCGACCAACTGCCCCGGCGACAAGCTGTACTCGATGCTGCCGAAGCTGCGCCGTGACGTGCAGAGCTCCCTGCGCGAACAGCTGAGCCACCTGAGCAAGGTCGCGGGCACCGAACTCACCCTGGAGGAGCTGCCCGGCTATCCGCCGGTGCCGTCGTCGGAGCGGATGGAGACGTTCTTCCACGGCCCCGCCATCGGTGACCGGGACGTGTCCCTGTAGCGGCCGTACGGCACGGGGCCGCCGCTGCTCCGGCGGCCCCCTCGTGCCCAGGGGCGCCTCTCCCCGGCCCGGTCAGGGCCGCCGGGCACCGGTGACCAGCCAGGCGGCGCCCCGGGCGCGTGCGCCCAGGGTGAGGGCGCGCGCCAGGATCCAGACCGCGAACGCGATCCACAGGCCGACCAGCCCCCACAGGGTGCTCCCGGTGAGCACGGGCACCAGCAGCGCGCACGGCAGGAAGGCCAGCATCGTCCACAGGGACGCCCATGCGAGGTAGCGCTGGTCGCCGGCGCCCATCAGGACCCCGTCCAGGACCATGGTGACGCCGCTCAGGGGCTGCAGTAGCGCGACCACGATCAGCGTGGCCATGATGAGGACCCGCACCTGCGGATCGTCGGTGAACGGGATCGACGCCCACGGCAGCACCAGGACCACCAGCACGGCGAACACCAGCCCCGACAACACGCCCCACTCCACCATCCGGCGGGTGGCGTCGCGCGTGCCCTGGACGTCGCCCGCGCCCAGGTAGCGGCCGATGATCGACTGCCCCGCGATGGCGATCGCGTCCATGGCGAAGACCAGCAGCGCCCAGATGTTGTACGAGACCTGGTGCGCGGCGATGGCCTCGTCGCCCAGGCGTGCCGCGATCGCCGTGGTCACCAGCGCCACGACGCGCATCGAGACACTGCGCAGGAACAGCGCGAAGCCCGCCGAGGCGGAGGCGCGCAGCCCGGCCGCGCTCGGCAGGAGCGAGACCCGCTCACGGCGGGCGGTGCGGCCGATCGTCGCCACGTACCAGAACGCCCCCGCGCCCTGGGCGATGACGGTCGCCCATGCGGATCCGGCGATGCCCCAGTCCAGGACCAGGACGAACACCGCGCACAGCGCGGCGTTGCCGGCGTAGGTGGCGACCGCGACCACGAGCGGGGTGCGGGCGTCCTGGAGTCCGCGCAGTACACCGGTGCCCGCCATGACGATGAGCAGGAACGGCGTGCTCAGCAGGCTGACGCGCAGATAGGTCACCGCGTGGGGCGCCACTTCGGGCGAGGCGCCCAGGAGGTCGACGAGCGCGGGGCCCAGCGGCCAGCCGGCGGCGATGGCCGCCAGACCGAGCAGGACCGCCAGCCAGAGGCCGTCCACGCCGTCGCGCACTCCGCCGGCGATGTCACCGGCGCCGAAGCGGCGCGCGACCGCGGCCGTGGTGCCGTAGGCGAGGAAGACGCACACCGCCACGAAGGTCAGCAGGACCTGGCCGGCCACGCCCAGACCGGCCAGCGCCCGCGTCCCGAGCGTCCCGACGATGGCCGCGTCGGTCAGCAGGAACAGGGGTTCGCTGACGAGGGCGAAGAACGTGGGGATCGCCAGGGCGAGGATCTCGCGGTCGTGGCGGTGCCGGAAGGGCGCGGCGGACATGAGTCTGGGCATGACCCGGCCACAGTACCGGACAGGCGTTCGACGTCGGATGTGGAGTTGTCCACACCCCCGCCAAAGCCTGTGGATAACCTGTGGAAACTCCCTCTGTGAGGCATCTTGCACGTACTGTTCGTGAAGGGTGTTTTCCCAGGTCAAGGGCTATATCTAGGGAGGCGCGGAAAGTTATCCACAGGTGATGTGCACAACCAGTTCCCGCAGGTGCCCCGCAGGGCCCCGCACATGGTGGTAAAGGGGTGTCCCCAGACCCTGTCGGCGGACTCCGCGGGGCCCGCCATGGGGCATCCTGGAGAGGGCGGTCCGTTCCCGGGCCGCGGCAGGGCCTGCGTGGGGAGAGTTCGTGAGCGTCGCCGAGGAACCACCTGAAGAACGCGGATACGAGCGCACCCCTCCCCACGACATCCAGGCCGAACAGAGCGTCCTGGGCGGCATGCTGCTGTCCAAGGACGCCATCACGCAGGTCGTCGAGATCATCCGCTCCGCCGACTTCTACCGTCCGGCGCACCAGATCATCTACGACAGCGTCGTCGACCTGTTCTCCCGCGGCGAGCCCGTCGACGCCATCTCCGTCAACGCCGAGCTGACCAAGCGCGGCGAGGCCGCCCGGGTCGGCGGGGCGCCTTATCTGCACACGCTCACCGAGGCCATCCCCACCGCGGCCAACGCGGGCTACTACGCCAAGATCGTCTCCGACCGCGCGGTCCTGCGCCGGCTGGTCGAGGTCGGCACCCGCATCGCGCAGATCGGCTACGCGGGCGACGGCGAGGTGGACGACCTCGTCGACCACGCCCAGGCGGAGATCTACAAGGTCGCGGAGAAGCGCACCGGCGAGGACTACGTCGTCCTCGGCGACATCATGCCCGGCGCCCTCGACGAGATCGAGGCGATCGGCGCCCACGACGGCACGCTCACCGGTGTACCCACCGGCTTCGCCGACTTCGACGCCCTCACCAACGGCCTCCACCCCGGACAGATGGTCATCATCGCCGCCCGACCGGCCGTTGGTAAGGCACTGGGTCTCGACACCCGGCTACCGACCCCCGAGGGATGGACGACCATGGGGGAGGTCAAGGTGGGGGAGGAACTCATCGCCGCCGACGGACGGCCCACCAGAGTGGTGGCCGCGACCGAGGTGATGACCGGGCGTCCCTGCTACGAGGTCGTCTTCGACGACGGCACGAAGGTCGTCGCGGACGCCGAGCACCAGTGGCTGACCGATACGCGCGCCTCGCGGCGGGCCGCGAAGGAGGCCGAGGCGTCCGACGCCCCGCCACATGTGCTGCCCGGGGTGCGTACCACCCGGGAACTCGCCCGAACCCTGCGTCTTGAGACGGCCGACCGGCGCCTGAGCCACTCGGTGGCCAACGCCTCTCCCCTGGAGCTTCCTGACAGGGAGCTTCCCCTGCCGCCGTACTTTCTCGGAGTGTGGCTGGGCGACGGGTCATCGTCCATTGCCCGGATCACGACCAAGGATCCGGAGGTGGTGCTCAACATCGAGACCGAGGGACTGGTCACCAAGCCCGTCGGATCGACAGAGCTGACCTACGGCGTCTTCTTCCCCAAGGAGAGCCCGGCGCCCGTCAGTCGTGAGTGCATCGATGACCACGGCAGCGTACAGGCGTCGTTGCGCACCCTCGGTGTTCTGGACGACAAGCACATCCCTATGGAATACCTGCGTGCGTCAGAGGCGCAGCGGCGTGCATTGCTGGCGGGGCTCCTGGACACGGTCGGGACGGTGAACGCCAGCGGATCGGTGCAGTTCGCGGTCACGAACGAGCGCCTGGCGTTCGATGTTCGGGAACTCCTGCACAGCCTCGGCCATCGAACGGGCATGTCCACCAAGCGGGTCGAGGGCCGCACGGAGACATCCTCCGTCTGCTTCACGATCACGTTCGGATCCACTCGCGAGGTGTTCGGGATCGAGCGCAAACGGCTGGCACATCGCGAGCGGAGCGAGGGACGGGCCTATCAGCGGGTCGGGTCACGGTTCGTCACCGAGGTGCGCCCGATCCCGAGTGTTCCGGTGCGATGTGTTCAGGTGGACCATCCAGATCATCTTTATCTGGCCACCGAAGCGATGGTGCCGACGCACAACTCGACGCTGGCCTTGGATTTCGCGCGGGCGGCGTCGATCAAGAACGAGATGACCTCGGTCTTCTTCAGCCTGGAGATGGGGCGCAACGAGATCGTCATGCGCCTGCTCTCGGCCGAGGCGCGGGTGCCGCTGCACACCATGCGCTCGGGTCTGATGACCGACGAGGACTGGGCCCGCCTGGCCAGACGGATGGGCGAGGTCGCCAGCGCGCCGCTGTTCATCGACGACTCACCGAACATGTCGATGATGGAGATCCGCGCCAAGTGCCGCCGCCTCAAGCAGCAGCACGACCTCAAGCTCGTCATCGTCGACTACCTCCAGCTGATGAGCTCGCCCGGCCGGGTGGAGAGCCGCCAGCAGGAGGTCTCGGAGATGTCGCGTTCGCTCAAGCTCCTGGCCAAGGAGTTGGAGGTGCCGGTCGTGGCGTTGTCCCAGCTCAACCGTGGCCCCGAGCAGCGTACGGACAAGCGCCCGCAGGTGTCCGACCTTCGTGAGTCGGGCTGCCTGCCTGCCGATACGCGGATTCTGAGGGCCGACACGGGGGCCCCGGTGACCATCGGCGAGCTCTACCGCTCGGGGGCACGGGACATCCAGGTGTGGTCCCTGGACGAACGGCTACGACTCGTTCCCAAGACGATGACCCATGTTTTCTCCAGCGGGATGAAGAACGTCTTCCGCCTGAGGCTGACCTCCGGCCGAGAGGTGACCGCCTCCGGGAACCATCCGTTCCTCACGCTCGACGGCTGGCAGCCCCTGGAGAAGCTCGCCGTCGGGGGCCGGATATCGGTGCCTCGACACGTTCCGGCCCCGACCACTGTCACCCGATGGCCTGACGCCGAGGTGGTCCTGCTCGCGCACATGATCGGCGACGGGTCCTTCGTTCGACGTCAGCCGATCCGCTACGCCAGTGTCGACGAGGCGAACCTGTCGGCGGTGACCGAGGCTGCCCGGCATTTCGGGATCACGGCGGTGAGAGACGACTACGAGGCCGCTCGTGTGACCACACTTCGGCTGCCGGCGCCCTTCCACCTGACGCACGGCAAGCGCAACCCCGTCGCGGCATGGTTGGACGGACTGGGCCTCTTCGGACTGCGCAGTCACGAGAAGTTCGTCCCCGAGGGGGTCTTCGGCCTCGACGATGACCAGATCGCCTTGTTCCTGCGTCATCTGTGGGCAACCGATGGTTGCGCGTGGTGGGACGCCAAGAACGGTGATGCCCGGATCTACTACTCCTCGACGAGTCGACGTCTGGTGGAGGGTGTGTCCCTGCTCCTCGGCCGCCTCGGGATCATGGGCCGGATCGAAGAGGTGCGCAAGGGACAGCACAGGGTCTGCTATCACCTGCACGTCAACGGGGTCGAGAACCAGACGGCTTTCGCGAAGCTGGTCGGATGCCACGGAGCCAGGGGTGAGAGCCTTGCCCTTTGCCTGTCCGAACTGACCGCTCGGCAGGCCAACACCAACGTGGACACCGTGCCCAAGCAGATCTGGGACCGGGTCCGCACGACGATCACGGACCAGCGGATGACGCAGAGGGAGTTCGCCGCGGCCATGGGGACGGCGTTCTGCGGCAGTGCCCAGTGGAAGACCGCTCCCAGCCGCACCCGGATTGCTCGCGTGGCCGACGTGCTCGATGACGCCGACCTGGAACTGCTCGCCACCAACGACGTCTTCTGGGACGAGATCGCCGCTATCGAACCCTTGGGCGAACAGGAGGTCTTCGACGCCACGGTCCTGGAGACCCACAACTTCGTTGCTGACGGGGTCAATGTGCACAACTCGATCGAACAGGATGCCGACATGGTCATCCTGCTCTACCGCGAGGACGTGCACGACAAGGAGTCGCCGCGGGCGGGCGAGGCCGACATCATCGTGGCCAAGCACCGTAACGGCCCCACCGCGGACGTCACGGTGGCCTTCCAGGGCCACTACAGCCGCTTTGTCGACATGGCGCCCGGCTAGACGGTGGGACACGCGCGCACCGGTCAGGAATCGAGAAGCTCCGGCCGGGCGCGCGGTCTAGTCTCAGGGGCATGGACCTCAGCATTCACACGACCTTCCTGCCGCACGAGGACCCGGAGGCCTCCGTCGCCTTCTACCGGGACGTCCTCGGCTTCGAGGTGCGCAGCGACGTGGGCCAGGGCCGGATGCGCTGGATCACGGTCGGACCCGTCGACCAGCCGGGCACGTCGATCCTCCTGGCGCCGCCGGCCGCCGACCCCGGTGTCACCGACGACGAGCGCCGCACCATCTCCGAGATGATGGCCAAGGGCACCTACGGCTGGATCCTGCTGGCGACCCGGAACCTCGACGAGACCTTCGACAGGGTGCAGACCGGCGACACCGAGGTCGTCCAGGAGCCGACCGAGCAGCCCTACGGCGTCCGCGACTGCGCCTTCCGCGACCCCGCGGGCAACCTCGTCCGGATCCAGGAAGTGCGCTGAACCCTCCCCGGCCCCCTCGGCGCGTCCCGGTGCTCGTGGACGGCGCAGACAGGAGTTCCCCATGTGCCACCCCTCCTGGGACCGCGCCCGTGCGGACGCCCACCGCCTGAGTGATCCGGCCCGGTTGCGGCGTGTGCGCGACCAAATCGATCGGGAGAACGCGCCGCCGTTGGACGTGCTCACCCGACCGGTCAGGTCCCACGCGGCGCCGGTCACCGTGGCGCGACCCGCCTGAGGGCCCGTGGCCGCACGCCACCGATGACGACCGACGGAGCCGGTCCCGCCGCGGGCCACGGGAGGACGTATGAGCACCGCACCACCGCGCGGCCGTGAGGAGCGCCTGCGCGACACCCGGGCGAGGCTGGAGGGCGACGCCGACCTCTGGCTCGCGTCCTCGGGCGCCACGGACGGGCCCCATCTGGTCCCGCTCTCCTACCTCTGGGACGGGACCGCGTTCCTGGTCTCGACGCCGCGTACCTCGGTCACCGCGCGCAACCTGCTGGCGGACGGCCGGGTCCGGCTCTCCCTCGGGTCCACGCGCGACGTGGTCATGGTCGACGGGACCGCCGAACCGGTGGGCCCGGACGACCTCGGGCCGGAGCGGGGCGAGGCGTTCGCACGGCGGACGGGGTTCGACCCGCGCGAACTCGGCCGGCCCTACCAGTACTTCCTGATCCGGCCGCGGCGCGTGCAGGCCTGGCGGGAGGAGAACGAGCTGCGGGGACGCGAACTCATGCGCGAGGGCCGCTGGCTCGGCTGACCACCGTGGCCACCGTGACCGCGGGGGCCCTCCGGGGCCCTCCGCCGTACGGCACGCCTCCGCGGGGGTCCGGCGGCCTCAGCCGAGCCGGACGAGCATCTTGCCGGTGTTGGCCCCGCTCAGCACGCCGAGGAAGGCCTCGGGTGCCCGGTCCAGGCCCTCGTAGACGGTCTCCCGCGTGCGCAGCGACCCGTCCTGGATCCACGGGATCGCGGTCCCGAGGAACGCGGGGAAGCGGTCCAGGTAGTGGCCGACGATCATGCCGCGCAGGGTCAGCTCCTTGGTCGCGGCCTGGTACAGGTCGGGTCCGGGGGCGGGCTCGGTCGCGTTGTAGGCGCTGATCGCGCCGACCAGCGCCACCCGTCCGCGGGGGCGCATGGCGCCCAGGGCGGCGGTCAGGTGGTCCCCGCCCACGCTGTCGAGGTAGACGTCGATCCCCTCCGGCGCGGCCTTGGCCAGGTGGCCCGC
This region includes:
- a CDS encoding replicative DNA helicase gives rise to the protein MSVAEEPPEERGYERTPPHDIQAEQSVLGGMLLSKDAITQVVEIIRSADFYRPAHQIIYDSVVDLFSRGEPVDAISVNAELTKRGEAARVGGAPYLHTLTEAIPTAANAGYYAKIVSDRAVLRRLVEVGTRIAQIGYAGDGEVDDLVDHAQAEIYKVAEKRTGEDYVVLGDIMPGALDEIEAIGAHDGTLTGVPTGFADFDALTNGLHPGQMVIIAARPAVGKALGLDTRLPTPEGWTTMGEVKVGEELIAADGRPTRVVAATEVMTGRPCYEVVFDDGTKVVADAEHQWLTDTRASRRAAKEAEASDAPPHVLPGVRTTRELARTLRLETADRRLSHSVANASPLELPDRELPLPPYFLGVWLGDGSSSIARITTKDPEVVLNIETEGLVTKPVGSTELTYGVFFPKESPAPVSRECIDDHGSVQASLRTLGVLDDKHIPMEYLRASEAQRRALLAGLLDTVGTVNASGSVQFAVTNERLAFDVRELLHSLGHRTGMSTKRVEGRTETSSVCFTITFGSTREVFGIERKRLAHRERSEGRAYQRVGSRFVTEVRPIPSVPVRCVQVDHPDHLYLATEAMVPTHNSTLALDFARAASIKNEMTSVFFSLEMGRNEIVMRLLSAEARVPLHTMRSGLMTDEDWARLARRMGEVASAPLFIDDSPNMSMMEIRAKCRRLKQQHDLKLVIVDYLQLMSSPGRVESRQQEVSEMSRSLKLLAKELEVPVVALSQLNRGPEQRTDKRPQVSDLRESGCLPADTRILRADTGAPVTIGELYRSGARDIQVWSLDERLRLVPKTMTHVFSSGMKNVFRLRLTSGREVTASGNHPFLTLDGWQPLEKLAVGGRISVPRHVPAPTTVTRWPDAEVVLLAHMIGDGSFVRRQPIRYASVDEANLSAVTEAARHFGITAVRDDYEAARVTTLRLPAPFHLTHGKRNPVAAWLDGLGLFGLRSHEKFVPEGVFGLDDDQIALFLRHLWATDGCAWWDAKNGDARIYYSSTSRRLVEGVSLLLGRLGIMGRIEEVRKGQHRVCYHLHVNGVENQTAFAKLVGCHGARGESLALCLSELTARQANTNVDTVPKQIWDRVRTTITDQRMTQREFAAAMGTAFCGSAQWKTAPSRTRIARVADVLDDADLELLATNDVFWDEIAAIEPLGEQEVFDATVLETHNFVADGVNVHNSIEQDADMVILLYREDVHDKESPRAGEADIIVAKHRNGPTADVTVAFQGHYSRFVDMAPG
- a CDS encoding VOC family protein — encoded protein: MDLSIHTTFLPHEDPEASVAFYRDVLGFEVRSDVGQGRMRWITVGPVDQPGTSILLAPPAADPGVTDDERRTISEMMAKGTYGWILLATRNLDETFDRVQTGDTEVVQEPTEQPYGVRDCAFRDPAGNLVRIQEVR
- a CDS encoding pyridoxamine 5'-phosphate oxidase family protein, with translation MSTAPPRGREERLRDTRARLEGDADLWLASSGATDGPHLVPLSYLWDGTAFLVSTPRTSVTARNLLADGRVRLSLGSTRDVVMVDGTAEPVGPDDLGPERGEAFARRTGFDPRELGRPYQYFLIRPRRVQAWREENELRGRELMREGRWLG